The sequence GCTGTGTTTTCTAACAATCACCTGTGCAAAAACTCTAGATATAAATGAACTGAATCTGAAAAATCGTGAGGGATTGAAGCACAACGTATATTAGAATGCTACAAaacattatacaatgaataagctttatttacataaaactgaaaAGTCCCTTTAAGTGAAAATGACCTGAGACTTGTTATATTCTGAAATGCTCAATCTTTATATTTTTCAGAGTGCAGCAAAAATGATAAAAGAGACAATGGACAAGAAGTTTGGGTCCTCGTGGCACGTGGTGATTGGAGAAGGCTTTGGTTTTGAGATCACTCATGAAGTCAAGAACCTTCTATACATGTTTTTTGGGGGCAGTTTGGCTATTTGTGTCTGGAAGTGTTCATGAGAGACCTTGCTTAGGATGGCCCCCTTTCACTTCTTATCTTCTACTCAGGATGTGCTGCTACAAGGCCTCGCTCAGGAAAGAGTCCACAGCCAGGCTCTCTATTTATCTTTTGGGGTGTCTGGGAGTCACCTCTTAACCCATTGGGAATCAGAAGGGTTTGCAATAGATTTGCAGGCACCTCCAGCTTGGATTGTTTTTGCTATACAAGAAGGGGAATACATCGGCTCTTGCAATATGTTCCAAATTAGACTCTCCAGAGCTTTTCAACAATCAATTACACCAAATGAAGAATAGCAACAGCCGtcaaacaccttttcaaacccctGACCCTCAGAGGCTTTTGTAACCAGTAATAAAGTATGCACAGGGTTTTACCGTCCAAATGGCACCGCAGCTCTGTTTGGTTTCCCAAATATATTTTATGGTCACTCTCATTCCTCATTTTCTTTTCCCCTCTGAGTATAATAAGAACATTTCTCCTCCATTATCGATTTTCTTGACACTCTACCCCCTTGTTATTCTCTGTATCACACATTCTGTCATGTATGAGTCATTCCTAACTTTTACTCTTAACAAGCCTCCCCTCTGAGaatattttttaacatatatatataatgtcatcaCATCTAGAATTTTGTTATGAATTCTTAAACCGTATTTCTAAAGTAGACCTGTCATTCATACACTTCTAGAGTACCAGCATGTAAAGGAGAAAAGTGTCTATGACCTAAGAATTACTCAAGCTATGTGCAAATAAGTAACATTGAGTTTATTTGCATTGAATGTGTAATAGATGTGACAAATGGTGGGGTTCCGGAAatgtgtagtagttttgtttaggttAGCTATTAAGTAACGTGTTTAGAACGGTTGATGGGCTGGTTTTCTCTATTCATTATACTTGCATTCTCCTGAGTGACATGTATACActcataaatagatagatatatatatatatatatttgtgcaaTATATTTTGTTTAAACTTCATTCTTTTTTACCTGCATGtgatcatatatatatttacatctctTCACTCTATTTCTCACTCTCCCTCACCTCCTTTTTGTCCATTTGACGTAGATATGCATCATAAACGATCCGCAAGCCATAAATAATAGATCAGGAGATTAGGATACCACAGAGAAGCCTGCCAGCTACCAGTCCTTAATTCCTCTTGTTCAGTGGCAGAAACGTGAAGCCTTGTTTCTTTGAAAGATTTTATACTCTGCTGGAACTTCAATTATGCTGTTTTTTATGTTACCTCTAGTTATGAAATTGTTTACTCTACTTGTCATTAATAAACTacttttgatttttttacagaaaatgtgtgtgtgtgtgtgtgtgtgtgtgtgtgtgtgtgtgtgtgtgtctgtatagtgaaacctctttgagacgaccacccaaaattgcacgAAAAAATTGGTCTTTTATGGGGGTGTTCTCTCaaagaaaaaaagtatacagaGTGCtggttaaccccttgacgcattatcacgtacatatACAgacgtagccatctttaccttgacttttaacgcattaaataaacaatggctagatcccttatcttgactttttcaatgatatttcaatggcttttgttgtatgatatcctgctgcagcaagttatcagagtccagttaaagatggctacatctgtacttgataagcgtcatagggaagtatggagcgcgctccatactcagcgggtgtcagcagcgtattgcagctgacacccgggattaacggccaggaacagctatcgctttgttcctggccgtttaaccactcaaATAGTGCAGGCAAACGCGACAGCAGCATCTGAGGCGGCCCCATAACGCGATAGTGGGTTGCCAATCGTTGTCATATTGAAggccccccaggactgcctttctgcctctggcacggcttaacagaagcctgtagaaATGACAGTACACTGgaatacattattattgcagtgtattttatcAGCGAtgtgacgatcgctggttcaagtcccctagggggctaatacaatctgtaataaaaaaaaaagtttgataaagttgttagtagtgaaaaaaaaatattaaagttacttttcctctaaagtaatgtaaaaaaaaaaaaaattggtatcgctgcatccataaaagtccgaactattagaaTATACAATTAATTAACTCACAcgttgaacgtcgtaaaaaaattaaaaactccaaaatcgctgtttttacccaaaaatgacaccaataaaaactatagcttgtcccgcaaaaaataagccctcaacctgctcaatccacggaaaaattaaaaaggtatggctctcagaatgtggtgaaacaaaacaatttatgttttttaacaaaaagattttttttaaaaagtattaaaatataaaaaaaaactatatcaattagtTATCACGGTAATCGTATtaagctgcagaataaagtaaagttgtcatttttaccgaatggtgaaagccgtaaaaattaaaaacaaaaaataatgttGGAATCGCATTTTttaccaatttcagcccgcaaataattttttttcagtatccAGTACgttgtatggtactttaaatggtgccattagaacggcaactcctcttgcaaaaaattagccctcGCACCACTctcttgacagaaaaataaaaaagttatagctcttggaaggcagggagtgaaaaataaagaaatgccTCAGTCCtcagttaaggggttaaacagtttaaTGCAGTCCGCAAACCTGTACAGCACACATAGAAGTATAAATAATGATGATGAAACACGCCaacatcatgacatgtcattttCCATTTACCCTATATATGGGAAATATAGTCCTGACCTGTACTTGTATAAGTCTTGTAACTtatatgcagggccggccttaggggtgtgcgagcgcacagggcgctgcaccctcccagcatgtagggggcgccactgggctctgcctctagtctgtgctctgttcttagttaaACAACGGTAGAGACAAGACCCAAATAGTTGGTGGGCTAATTTACGATCAATAGGAATAGCTGCCTGCCGGCAAAGGCCCttgttcttagttacacacacaaagTAAATAAAAGCCGagaaggaagctccgcccacagcccatcctgcaagaagcctgtgattctgtcagcaaggagagatggtgagtgtctatgtgtgtgtatacagtatgtatctctgtgtttgtatgtacagtgtgtgtatatatatgtctgcatgtgtttgtctctttttgtaaaagtgtgtgttcaatattaaagtagaacagataaaacgaagatatctgtgctgcctcctatataccctgctgccccttatataacctgctgcctagtatataccctgctgccccttatatactctgatgccccttatataccctattTAGAACGGCGCCccattctatcttacccggctccgctgtcttacggccacttcctggttacatggccaAGTTAcgcaaacagtgtaactcgctgagctacgcagtttccttaACTTCCATAGaattgaatagtagttacagaaacagcgtagcatgctacgctgcttctgtaactgccattcactactatgggagttacggaaacagcgtagctcagcgagttacgctgttttcgtaactcatccatgtattgcagtgtattgtaccagagatctaatgatcactggttcaagtcccctaggggaactaataaaatgtgtaaaaaaaaagttagatacattttcagtagtgtaaaaatgttttaaaagtgaaaaaaaaaaaaaaccttttcccatttttccccaagcacgatgtaaaaagaaaaaaattggtatcgctgcgtctgtaagagTCTGAAGCTATTACAAtagagcattatttgactcacacagtgaacggcgtaaataatgtcaatttaaaaccccagaatcgttgtcttttggtcacatagcgctaaaaagaatgaaataaaaagtgatataaaaatcgtatgtaccaaaaaatggtgctaataaaaactacagctcgtcccacaaaaaataagccctcacaccgctcaaacgatggaaaaatataagttatggctctcagaatgtggtgaaactgaacaaattatttttttagccaatagttttttctttgtaaaatatgaatttttttcctattttctgttgtctaaaacctgggtgcgtcttatagtcaggtgcgtcttatattccgaaaaatacggtatatgttccagtatgtgcgtgtctatatgtgTGGTTAATTTTTAGTTTGTGTACAgggtggcaatagagagtcccgcacagggtgccatccaacctaaggctggccaAGCTTATATGTAACCAATGAACTCCGTATACAAACTGTATATTGCAGTGACCTTCTACCTGTGCCTTCCCAGTTTACCCTGCCAGAGACTTGTAGCATTTTATGTGAATTTTTGTATTTTAACAGTATCCTTCTCAATCCCCCTCaccttagtccccagcatggctccactccctttctcaataGTCTCAAGCATCACTTTCCTCTTTTCAGTCCCCTGCATGGCCTTCCTTTCCTCAGTTCGCTAGCATAGCCTCACCTCTCGTTCTATCCAGCATGACTAACTTGTTTTCCTGTAAAAGATAGTGCTTCCCTCAACAGGTAGTGGTTCGCTGTGCTGCAGCTTATCGCATTGGCTGACCTCTGTTTACGTGCAGTCTGCCCGTATAGCTTGACAATGCCCCTTCTCTAGCTCCCTCAATCCTCCAGTAAGCGGCACCTTGCTCGCCTGTACTGCATTCACATCAGTGCTGGCAAGGCGGAAGCAAGACAAGTGATTCAAAGCTTTGCAGCTCCCTCCTTTCTTCTGGCTCCTTCCGGTCTTCTGCTAGGCCTTGCTGTACCGCCCTGCATTTTATTTCATAGGACACCGCAGAACATAGAAGGGTCAAATAAGTGACATATGTTGTCTTTACAAAGGGGGTCCCAGCAAAAAACGTGTTCAAACAAGGGTCGTAGGTGGTTAGAatgcaaggtttttttttttttaatttatgtatttttttatttttgtaaactgTACAAAGAagcaaacaaaaagaaaaaaatcaacaACAAGATGTCCCATGACAATAGCATCTCTGAACACTTATACCACTTTTTTGCATGTTGTATAATGTGCAAACAGTATAAAATACTTCAAATTGTCCTGGATAAAGATTTTACCCCAAAGACCAATTGAAAAAGTGTCAAAAGTCATAGAACATAAACCAcaataaataaaccataaagaAAGGGGAAAGGGAAGgatagagggggaggggggatggggaaagaggatggacacgtgtatccTCTATTGTTGCCGTGACGTAGTACGGATATTAAGGAATCATATTATGATTGGTGTCACACCAGACAGCTGATGTTCCAGATACCAAGTTGTGGAGCCAAAGCATGCaattagtttttgttttatatgaagtggTAAGAGAGGTATATAGTTCTCCCATAACGTAAAAAGGCTTCAGTTTTGTGCTCTTTTCGAAGAGAGATTTCCACCCAATCCATTCTGAAAAGATAAGATATTTTTTCTAGGAAAATGCGATGTGAGGGGGGTGCATTGTTTATCCAAACCTGGAGGAtcgccttcctagcagccgcagagacataatacaatacattttgtgattttttttttttggtagaggGGTCATGGAAGGTGGCAGTATCCCAAATAGACCCCACTTCTGGGTGGAGGGGCATTGTATAGACAAGGGTGTTTGACACAAAATATTGTACTTTTCGCCAAAAGTCAACAATAGCTGGGCATAACCAGAGACAATGTAATAAGTCTGCACACGGTGCTCCACATTTCAAACATgaatggtcagaggagttacccatgagaAAGCCCCTGTAAGGGGAGACGTAAGCCCTATGAGCTATTTTAAAGGACATATCCCTGTACATGGCTGATGGCAGGTATTTGGCAGCCCTAGTTACAGATGACTTGATGTCATCATGAGTTATTTGATCTAAGTGGTCAACCCAGTAAGATATGCCTGATCTCGATTTAGTGTAGTCCAATGGTTGTCTTAAAGCGTTATAATAGGTAGTGATCAGTCTTTTGTGGCATTGATGAGATGGAGTTaagtgacagaagaagtcatcccagtcttgATCTTGTAAGTGACGAATGACCTTATGAGCATAGCTACaggcctgcatgtaataaaatgggtgtCGTCCCAGAAAATCGAATTGTATGCGTAGTTCATTAAATGAGTAGGGGCAACGAGTGAGCATGTTAATTATTTGGTTAATGCAGGGGAACCCCCTCCGAGCCCATCCATGAAAGACCGCACGGGGATTGGCAGCTTCGAAGTCAAAGTTATTGATCCAAGGAAGGAGTAGGGAGAGTCTAGGGTTTAAACCTAAGTGTTGTCTGTCCTTGGTCCATGTCTTCCAGGAGGACATGACGAGTGGATAAGCTCGTTGATCAGGTGACAGAGCCGAGTAAGGAGTGTGTAGGAGGCACATTAAGGAAGCAGGTCTTGAAAACTGTTGGTCTAATGTAGAATCCGTAGAGCAGGAGCTACCAGTTATCTAATCTCCAATCACTCGTAGTTGAGCTGCCATATTGTATAAGTGAATCTGTAGAAAGTTAATCCCACCATGTTTGCATAGGCTCACTCTTGGTCTCTTCTGGTTCCAAATGTAGCCACGAAAGAGAGCGTTCAGCTGCCTAATGTCCACTGGTCTCAAGTATATAGGCAAGGATTGTAGTAAATATAACAATTTAGGGAATATaaccatttttaatagattagcCCTACCTAAAAAGGATAAAGTAAAATGCCTCCAAGCCATGAGTTGGGATTCCAAGCATGCAATAAAGGGATGTAGGTTTTGTTTATATAGACAGGATGGTTGTCTCGTGAGGCGCACCCCCAAATAGGCACTGTAatcagagttccatttaaatgcatgCTTCGAGGACCACAGTGGCCTGGAGGGACCCTTAAGAACTAGGGCTTCCGATTTTTGTAGATTGATCTTGAAACCTGACAGGGAACCATAAAATGAGATATCCTGGAGGATCGGTTGGAGAGTAGAAGCAGGATTAGATATGAACAACAATATGTCGTCTGCAAATGCTGATAATTTAATTTGAGAATCTCCAATTTGTATACCTTGAAAACATGCTAGGGACTGTAGATGACAAAGTAGTGGATCTAGGGACAAGTTAAATCGTAATGGTGAGAGAGGGcatgatgttgtttttttttttggaatggtTTCGCTGTATACCCAATgtttttttcactgcgtttttcaagaatcttaaaaaaaaaaaaacgatacttATTTAATTTCTTTTTACCAGATGATAAACTGCAATGGAGATATCTActtgggtgtgtgtggcattatctgcagagggcactgtagcagcgtctgtggagtgcactgtggcagcgtctgcggagggcattgtggcagcgtctgcggagggcactgtggcagcgtctgcggagggcactgtggcagcgtctgcggagggcactgtggcagcatctactgagggcactgtggcagcatcttacagagggcactgtggcattatctacaagttggtgtgtggcagtatctacagaggacactgtggcattatctacagagggcacagtggcagtatctacagatggcactgtggcattatctacagaggactctgtggcactatctaaaaaggggttgcccaatcttgacatgtgtgtctgccaaacgctgccaacggagccgccggactgcatttagcgacacttaaactggaaaattggattgttgaaataagcatgtggagaattctctcaaattttaaacctagcggtattattctagtaatgtagtattattaatataataatatagtgttatagtagttcaaataactaattgattaaccccttgacgattggcgtatagtgtttttacgtcggacgttcagggtagttcttctgaaacgctgccttttcacgtcagcattTCAGATGAACTTTCCCCGTATCGTGTAGGGATCTCCTGAAGCCCGTGCTGTTGCTAACagtctcgggcttcagggcaacgatcggagaccactagcagtgttctccgatcatatttaacccctccgatgcggcgctcaatagcgagcgccgcatctgagtaattttagaaggagggggctcccattctcatcccactggcatccaaCGTCTTGGTGACATTGAACAGGGCCTCACCAGATTACATCAGcatctggatgatcaggagaacaGACTGAGGTGCTGTAACCTTCGCTTTATAGGCCTGCCAGAGGGTTCGGAAGGGTTCTCTCCTAAATCCTTCTTAGAAAATCTAATCACTACCACCTTCGGCAGGGAGAAATTCTCTGTTATGTTTACAGTGGAAAGGGCGCACTGTATTCTATCCAAACCTCCAACTCCGGGAGCTCCGCCTCGCACGTTTATTG is a genomic window of Rhinoderma darwinii isolate aRhiDar2 chromosome 7, aRhiDar2.hap1, whole genome shotgun sequence containing:
- the DNAL4 gene encoding dynein axonemal light chain 4 isoform X1, translated to MADPGEGKKDEADYKRMHSFPLIRHTDMPEEMRVETMELCVTACEKFASNNESAAKMIKETMDKKFGSSWHVVIGEGFGFEITHEVKNLLYMFFGGSLAICVWKCS
- the DNAL4 gene encoding dynein axonemal light chain 4 isoform X2, which codes for MNLSVLHTDMPEEMRVETMELCVTACEKFASNNESAAKMIKETMDKKFGSSWHVVIGEGFGFEITHEVKNLLYMFFGGSLAICVWKCS